A DNA window from Vigna unguiculata cultivar IT97K-499-35 chromosome 10, ASM411807v1, whole genome shotgun sequence contains the following coding sequences:
- the LOC114166305 gene encoding putative SERF-like protein: MSRGNQRDRDRERAQARAGGKTKQSKDDGLTPEQRRERDAKALQEKAAKKAAQAAGGNNAGGGRGKK; this comes from the exons ATGTCTC GCGGTAACCAGAGGGACCGAGATCGTGAAAGGGCTCAGGCAAGAGCTGGTGGAAAAACTAAGCAATCTAAGGATGATGGCTTGACTCCTGAACAGCGCAGGGAAAG GGATGCGAAAGCATTGCAGGAGAAAGCGGCTAAGAAAGCTGCTCAGGCTGCAGGAGGAAATAATGCAGGTGGTGGCAGAGGCAAAAAATAG